A stretch of the Clostridium botulinum genome encodes the following:
- the yyaC gene encoding spore protease YyaC: MNDKVILDSRELDCIYKLRNVFSLELCNILKTKRPIIFLCIGTDRSTGDSLGPLVGEKLKDLIPKDFILYGTLENPVHAKNLNEILKDIKNKYNYPYIIAIDACLGKLNNIGNIILENKPLSPGAAMNKDLPKVGDLSITGIVNISGALEFMVLQNTRLYTVMHLANIISQGIYHSILKTIGSSNYNFNSLFNSTMTNLKTKYK, from the coding sequence ATGAATGATAAAGTTATTTTAGATTCTAGAGAACTAGATTGTATTTATAAATTAAGAAATGTCTTTTCATTAGAACTTTGTAACATACTAAAAACAAAACGTCCTATTATATTTCTTTGTATAGGAACTGATAGATCTACAGGAGATAGCTTAGGTCCCTTAGTTGGAGAAAAATTAAAAGACCTTATCCCTAAGGATTTTATTTTATATGGTACCTTAGAAAACCCTGTTCATGCAAAAAATTTAAATGAAATATTAAAAGATATAAAAAACAAATACAACTATCCTTATATAATCGCAATTGATGCATGTCTTGGGAAACTAAATAATATAGGGAATATAATTTTAGAAAATAAACCATTGTCACCTGGAGCAGCCATGAATAAGGACTTACCTAAGGTAGGTGATTTAAGCATAACTGGAATTGTAAATATATCTGGGGCTTTAGAATTTATGGTTCTTCAAAACACTAGGCTTTATACAGTAATGCATTTAGCAAATATTATTTCTCAAGGTATTTATCACTCAATATTAAAAACTATAGGCTCTAGTAATTATAATTTTAATTCATTATTTAATTCTACCATGACTAACTTAAAAACCAAATATAAATAA
- a CDS encoding DUF4446 family protein, protein MKQIIPHLISVQPYITIALIVVIFILLIIMLALVKAINRLEKKYRRLTRGINNKNLEEIITSYLDNIDEVKEESNEVKKQQEELAERLNKCVQRVGIVRYKAFDDVGSDLSFSIALLDDNNDGIVITGIYGRNDSTVYAKPIDKGISRYDLSQEEQEVLMQVSNE, encoded by the coding sequence ATGAAACAAATAATACCACATTTAATTAGTGTACAACCCTACATAACAATAGCTCTTATTGTAGTTATTTTTATATTACTAATTATAATGTTAGCACTTGTAAAGGCTATTAACAGATTAGAAAAGAAATATAGAAGACTTACCAGAGGAATTAACAATAAAAATTTAGAGGAAATTATAACTTCTTACTTAGACAACATAGATGAAGTTAAAGAAGAATCTAATGAAGTAAAAAAGCAACAAGAAGAATTAGCAGAAAGATTAAATAAATGTGTTCAAAGAGTTGGAATTGTTAGATATAAGGCTTTCGATGATGTAGGAAGTGATCTTAGTTTTTCAATAGCGTTACTTGATGATAATAACGATGGAATTGTAATTACGGGTATTTATGGAAGAAATGATAGTACTGTTTATGCAAAACCTATAGATAAAGGAATTTCAAGATATGATTTATCTCAAGAGGAACAAGAAGTGTTAATGCAAGTTTCTAATGAATAA
- a CDS encoding DUF951 domain-containing protein yields the protein MSKEFFLGDIVEMKKQHPCGSKEWEIIRLGADIKIKCMGCERIVMIPRNKFEKRVKKIVKKNIKEDINE from the coding sequence GTGAGTAAAGAATTTTTTTTAGGAGATATTGTTGAAATGAAAAAGCAACATCCTTGTGGAAGTAAGGAATGGGAAATAATAAGACTTGGGGCAGATATAAAGATTAAGTGCATGGGTTGTGAAAGAATAGTAATGATTCCTAGAAATAAGTTTGAAAAAAGAGTGAAAAAAATAGTGAAGAAAAATATTAAAGAGGATATAAATGAATAA
- a CDS encoding LysE family translocator — protein MCSLFCIMKSILVGYIIGIIISIPLGPSAIESVNRTISKGFKEGFVVSLGAVSADITYLIFVNCGIFSLFKLSKDTEALFWTLSGVVMILIGYGSLSNKKMQKSQNVSKKCDAFFTGYVITLCNPMTPTLWITLSATVFNRWHSKGGFLYTLSILSMIGGMISWFILLNVSALKGIKLAKPNHCSKIIIIIRCSILVLGIIFSTLGIYKFFT, from the coding sequence ATGTGTAGTTTATTTTGTATCATGAAATCTATACTTGTAGGATATATTATTGGAATAATAATATCTATACCTTTAGGGCCATCAGCAATAGAATCAGTTAATAGGACAATCTCTAAAGGTTTTAAAGAAGGCTTCGTTGTTTCATTAGGAGCTGTTAGTGCAGACATCACCTATTTAATTTTCGTTAACTGTGGCATTTTTAGTCTTTTTAAACTAAGTAAAGATACGGAAGCATTATTTTGGACACTTTCTGGTGTAGTTATGATTTTAATAGGATATGGTTCGCTTTCCAATAAAAAAATGCAAAAATCTCAAAATGTATCAAAAAAATGTGATGCTTTTTTTACAGGCTATGTTATAACACTTTGTAACCCAATGACACCAACCCTTTGGATTACATTAAGTGCAACCGTTTTTAATCGCTGGCATAGTAAAGGAGGATTTTTATATACTTTATCAATCCTATCTATGATTGGTGGAATGATTTCTTGGTTTATATTACTTAATGTCTCAGCCCTTAAAGGAATAAAACTAGCTAAACCAAATCACTGTAGTAAAATAATAATAATAATTAGATGTAGTATATTAGTGCTTGGTATTATATTTTCTACATTAGGTATTTATAAATTCTTCACTTAG
- the rpsF gene encoding 30S ribosomal protein S6 yields the protein MRNYETLFILQTSLEEEAIKATIEKFKGVIENEGGVVENVDEWGKRKLAYPINKVSEGYYTLINFKANPELPRELERVFRITDGVMRFMVVNPEK from the coding sequence ATGAGAAATTATGAAACATTATTTATATTACAAACTTCTTTAGAAGAAGAAGCTATAAAAGCTACTATCGAAAAGTTTAAGGGTGTAATAGAAAATGAAGGCGGAGTAGTAGAAAACGTTGATGAATGGGGTAAAAGAAAGCTTGCTTATCCTATAAACAAAGTTAGCGAAGGATACTATACTCTAATCAATTTCAAAGCTAATCCTGAATTACCTAGAGAATTAGAAAGAGTATTCAGAATTACTGACGGAGTTATGAGATTCATGGTAGTTAATCCTGAAAAATAG